A region from the Eleginops maclovinus isolate JMC-PN-2008 ecotype Puerto Natales chromosome 17, JC_Emac_rtc_rv5, whole genome shotgun sequence genome encodes:
- the tnnt2e gene encoding troponin T2e, cardiac gives MSLSEEETQQEEVVEVEVGEAAPEEGEEVPTAEEPAEEEPTEEEAPPADEDESKPKPKAFAPALTVPKIPEGGDKVDFDDIHRKRQEKDLTELQSLIEAHFIQRKNDEAELIALVNRIEKRRTERAEQQRVRAEQEKERQARVAEEKERKELEEARKKHDGDAKKKKALTNMTQQYAGVQQRDGKKGAKKQTEREKKKKILADRRKPLTIDHLNEEKVKEKANEMWQWLFTLESEKFDLSEKLKKQKYEINVFQTRITEQQKFAKGRGKGKGRLR, from the exons ATGTCACTTTCAG AGGAAGAAACCCAGCAGGAGGAAG TTGTGGAAGTTGAAGTGGGAGAAGCTGCTcctgaagaaggagaagaag TTCCTACAGCAGAAG AGCCTGCAGAGGAAG AGCCTACAGAAGAAG aggcTCCTCCTGCAGATGAAG ATGAATCAAAACCCAAACCAAA GGCATTTGCTCCAGCTTTAACTGTGCCAAAGATACCGGAGGGAGGAGACAAAGTCGACTTTGAT gacaTTCACAGGAAGCGTCAGGAGAAGGATCTGACCGAGCTGCAGTCTCTGATCGAGGCCCACTTCATCCAGAGGAAGAACGACGAGGCGGAGCTCATCGCTCTCGTCAACAGGATC GAGAAGCGTCGTACCGAGAGGGCTGAACAGCAGAGGGTCCGTGCcgagcaggagaaggagaggcaggctcgtgttgct gaggaaaaggagaggaaggaactGGAGGAGGCGCGTAAGAAGCATGATGGGGAcgccaagaagaagaaggctctgacaaacatgactcagcagtacGCTGGTGTCCAACAGAGG GATGGAAAGAAGGGAGCGAAGAAGCAGacggagagggagaagaagaagaagatcctGGCTGACAGGAGGAAGCCTCTCACCATCGACCATCTCAATGAGGAGAAAGTGAA GGAGAAGGCCAATGAGATGTGGCAGTGGCTGTTCACCCTGGAGTCTGAGAAGTTCGACCTCAGCGAGAAActgaagaaacagaaatatgaa ATCAATGTATTCCAGACCCGAATCACTGAGCAGCAGAAGTT CGCcaaaggaagaggaaagggcAAGGGCCGGCTGAGGTAG